Part of the Aurantiacibacter aquimixticola genome, CGGCGCGGTTGCCCTTCCCAGCCTCGGCGAAGTGCTGCGGAGCGACGAGCCACGCGATCTGCCCGGCGCGCCGGAGACGCTGCGCATGGTCGTCAGCCGAACCCGTCCCGCCGCCGAAGCGGTCGCGGTGGCGGAAGTACTGGGCGCCGATCTGGTCCCGATGGGAAGCGCCGGGGCGAAGGCCATGGCGATCATCCGCGGCGAAGCCGACATCTATCTGCATTCGGGCGGCCAGTTCGAATGGGACAGCTGCGCCCCCGCCGCGGTCGCCGCTGCGCATGGCCTGCATATCAGCCGCATCGACGGCAACCCGCTCGTCTATAATCAGACGGACACATACATGCCGGACCTGCTGATTTGCCGGAAGGAGCATGCGCAGGCCGTGTTCGAGGCGCTGGCGGCACGCGGATAACGCGCTAGCCGGTAGAGCCGCGCTCCAGGAAAGTCGGCATCAGGCCCTCGCTCGCTCCGCGCTCCTCGCCGGACGGTTTTGCCTGTTCGAGCACGCGCTCGATCGCCAGTTGCGCCATCCGCTCGATCGGCCAGCGCAGCGTGCTGATCTGCGGAAAGACATGCCGCGATGTCGGCGAATCGTCGAAGCCTAAAAGCGCCACCTGCTGCGGGATGGCGATGCCCGCCCCGCGGATCTCGTGCTGCAGCCCTGCGGCCA contains:
- a CDS encoding 3'(2'),5'-bisphosphate nucleotidase CysQ, producing the protein MTDAQLAAHLAEHAGRILIAVREAGVFEGKALGKAGDRTANAFLMEALRAQRPDDAILCEEEKDSDYRIGEERVWIVDPVDGTHEYGEARSDWAVHVALSIDGRPEIGAVALPSLGEVLRSDEPRDLPGAPETLRMVVSRTRPAAEAVAVAEVLGADLVPMGSAGAKAMAIIRGEADIYLHSGGQFEWDSCAPAAVAAAHGLHISRIDGNPLVYNQTDTYMPDLLICRKEHAQAVFEALAARG